In Reichenbachiella agarivorans, one genomic interval encodes:
- the lipB gene encoding lipoyl(octanoyl) transferase LipB produces the protein MNHLINKETQFISLGLMDYQEAWDYQEKIFKETVDIKIANRNLPESDQVPTPNYLIFCQHPHVYTLGKSGKEENLLLDEQGLSEKDARYYKINRGGDITYHGPGQIVGYPILDLDNFFTDIHKYLRYLEEAIIMTCADYGVNAGRIDGLTGVWIDHETPSIARKICAMGVKSSRWVTMHGFAFNVSTDLHYFGNIIPCGIDDKAVTSLEKELQRKPDIQEVEYKLKGHLEELFGFVWG, from the coding sequence ATGAATCATCTGATCAACAAAGAGACACAGTTCATTTCACTTGGATTGATGGACTATCAAGAAGCTTGGGACTACCAAGAGAAGATCTTCAAAGAAACAGTGGACATCAAAATTGCCAACCGCAATCTTCCCGAATCTGATCAAGTCCCTACACCCAACTACCTCATTTTCTGCCAGCACCCACATGTCTATACCCTAGGCAAATCAGGAAAGGAAGAAAATCTACTGCTCGATGAGCAAGGGCTGTCAGAGAAAGATGCCCGATACTACAAAATCAACCGCGGTGGTGACATCACCTACCACGGTCCTGGACAAATCGTAGGTTACCCCATACTCGATCTGGACAATTTCTTCACAGACATCCACAAGTACCTGCGCTATCTGGAAGAAGCAATTATCATGACCTGTGCAGACTATGGTGTCAATGCTGGCAGAATCGACGGACTCACTGGCGTATGGATAGATCATGAGACGCCATCAATTGCCAGAAAAATCTGTGCCATGGGCGTGAAATCCAGCCGCTGGGTCACGATGCACGGTTTCGCCTTCAACGTCAGCACCGACCTCCACTACTTTGGCAACATCATCCCCTGTGGGATCGATGACAAGGCGGTCACCTCCCTAGAAAAAGAACTGCAAAGAAAACCCGACATCCAAGAAGTAGAATACAAACTAAAAGGACACTTGGAGGAGTTGTTTGGATTTGTATGGGGGTAA
- a CDS encoding YjjG family noncanonical pyrimidine nucleotidase — MSKPYKYIFFDLDHTLWDFDSNSSEVLRELYFTYDLGKYGIESADLFLERFVQTNNALWAKYNVGEIDKFYLRNQRFRLVFEDAGAIMTLVEEMFLKEFNKQFLHHSPRKSKLMDGAIEVLEALHGHYKMFIITNGFEEVQSIKMAHSKIDHYFDRIITSEKAGFKKPFAGIFNYAMKWTGANPEESIMIGDNLEADIKGARDYGMDQIYYNPAGIAHNESVTHEIKNLTEILAIMDHLAAVKNG, encoded by the coding sequence GTGAGCAAACCATACAAGTATATATTTTTTGATCTGGATCACACCCTTTGGGATTTTGATAGCAATTCTTCCGAAGTACTGAGGGAACTGTATTTTACGTATGATCTGGGTAAGTATGGGATAGAATCAGCAGATTTATTCCTTGAGCGGTTTGTACAAACCAATAACGCACTGTGGGCCAAGTACAATGTGGGCGAGATTGACAAATTTTATCTCCGAAACCAGCGTTTCAGACTCGTGTTTGAGGACGCTGGCGCGATCATGACTCTCGTAGAAGAGATGTTTTTGAAAGAATTCAACAAGCAGTTTTTACACCACAGTCCGCGCAAGAGCAAGCTGATGGATGGAGCGATAGAAGTATTGGAGGCATTGCATGGCCATTACAAAATGTTCATCATCACCAACGGATTTGAAGAGGTGCAGTCTATCAAAATGGCTCATTCCAAAATCGATCACTATTTTGATCGCATCATTACTTCAGAAAAAGCTGGGTTCAAAAAGCCCTTTGCGGGGATATTCAACTACGCGATGAAGTGGACAGGTGCCAATCCCGAAGAATCTATTATGATTGGGGACAATTTGGAGGCAGACATCAAAGGGGCCAGAGATTATGGGATGGATCAAATCTACTACAACCCAGCAGGTATAGCGCACAATGAGTCAGTCACACATGAAATCAAAAATTTGACAGAAATCCTAGCAATCATGGATCACCTAGCGGCCGTTAAAAATGGTTAA
- a CDS encoding sensor histidine kinase, with protein MMAKFRIRWLVMAMGASLIGLIVFQVYWLDNVIRSNEQAFKINVLGALNNVVSKLEKREALEVTLDNFHTDFIYKSLSNIDSSHVELIESTFEKKVVQIQDLVKDSINRPEWMSFYFNSGVNSDGLKDTPVKFSDDIAPADNKVIYLGEGGDSTGTTKREYEKRLRQVAKKTEYIQLALKELFTGKRKLIDRMGNPDLDSLIKSSLRDNGINLRFDYAVYDPLEGIIIPNRIDSDILNSDLKVSLFPNDVIGEVGQLYVRFPQQQTYILGQVWITLLSSLFFILIVLFCFGYAVHTIYRQKQLSEIKNDFINNMTHELKTPISTVSLASEALRDPEIQNTPGLKDRYLGIIQDENKRLGMQVEKVLQMAVIDRRDFELKLEMVDIHEIIENALDKIWVQVSSRGGYVQKELNAVKKSLMVDRVHLTNIIFNLLDNANKYSRDEPYICVTTDDTALGLVIRVKDHGIGMSREGLKRVFEKFYRIPTGNLHDVKGFGLGLSYVKSMIEAHGGNISVQSELNKGSEFKILLPYDHKNNML; from the coding sequence ATGATGGCAAAATTTAGGATCAGATGGTTGGTAATGGCTATGGGAGCTTCCCTGATCGGTCTCATCGTTTTTCAGGTATATTGGTTGGACAATGTCATCAGGTCCAATGAGCAGGCATTTAAGATCAATGTACTCGGCGCACTGAACAATGTGGTCTCCAAACTGGAAAAACGAGAGGCACTCGAAGTGACGCTAGACAATTTTCACACAGATTTCATTTACAAGAGCCTCTCCAACATTGATAGTAGCCATGTCGAGTTGATAGAGAGTACCTTCGAAAAAAAGGTGGTTCAGATTCAGGATTTGGTCAAAGACTCCATTAATAGACCAGAGTGGATGAGTTTTTATTTCAATTCTGGTGTGAACTCCGATGGGTTAAAGGACACGCCTGTCAAGTTCTCTGATGACATTGCACCTGCCGACAACAAGGTGATTTATCTGGGCGAAGGTGGAGATTCCACAGGGACGACCAAGCGTGAATATGAAAAAAGACTCCGTCAGGTAGCTAAAAAAACCGAATACATACAACTGGCTCTCAAAGAGCTATTCACAGGCAAGCGCAAATTGATCGATAGGATGGGCAATCCAGATTTGGACTCCTTGATCAAAAGTAGCCTGAGAGACAATGGTATCAATTTGAGATTTGATTATGCAGTTTATGATCCTCTGGAGGGGATCATTATTCCCAATCGGATAGATAGTGACATCCTCAACTCTGACCTCAAAGTCAGTTTGTTTCCCAACGACGTGATCGGCGAGGTAGGACAGCTGTATGTGCGATTTCCGCAGCAGCAGACATATATTTTGGGACAGGTTTGGATTACGCTGCTGTCTTCATTGTTTTTCATTCTGATTGTATTGTTTTGTTTTGGATATGCTGTGCATACGATTTACAGGCAAAAGCAACTTTCGGAGATCAAAAATGATTTTATCAACAATATGACCCACGAACTAAAAACGCCTATATCGACAGTATCCTTGGCCAGCGAGGCACTGCGCGACCCTGAGATACAGAATACACCTGGGCTGAAGGATCGCTATTTGGGCATCATTCAGGATGAGAACAAGAGACTAGGGATGCAAGTGGAGAAAGTGCTGCAAATGGCAGTGATCGACCGACGTGATTTTGAGTTGAAACTGGAGATGGTAGACATCCATGAGATCATCGAAAATGCCTTGGACAAAATATGGGTGCAGGTATCTAGTCGAGGCGGATATGTACAAAAGGAACTCAATGCAGTCAAAAAATCCCTCATGGTAGACAGAGTTCACTTGACCAACATTATTTTTAACCTGCTGGACAATGCCAACAAGTACTCAAGAGACGAACCATACATCTGTGTGACCACTGATGATACGGCTCTAGGACTGGTGATCAGGGTCAAAGACCATGGGATAGGGATGTCTCGTGAAGGACTCAAGCGGGTATTTGAAAAATTTTATAGAATCCCGACAGGCAATCTTCATGATGTCAAGGGCTTTGGATTAGGACTGTCCTATGTCAAGAGCATGATCGAAGCACATGGAGGAAATATAAGTGTACAGAGTGAACTCAATAAAGGGAGTGAGTTTAAAATTTTGCTTCCCTATGATCATAAAAATAATATGCTATGA
- a CDS encoding penicillin-binding transpeptidase domain-containing protein — MNDDRKYVIRVVIILVAVIFSVKLFFIQIIDDNYKAAAENNIIHKIVEYPYRGLIFDRNHKLVVHNEPIFDLMVVPKEVYIPDTVAFCKLFGITQEEFDESMSKAKKFSYIQPSQFIKQISNEWFASIADQMTEFRGFYPKARTIRGYNFENLGNVLGYIGEINQRQLKADTTKYYKSGDYMGITGLESSYEEVLRGKRGVMYKMVNVRGVDQGSFKNGQLDTLSVPGENLTLSIDLELQQYAERLMKGKIGSVVAIEPSTGEILAFVSAPSYEPTLLSGRNFSQNYKKLTQDSLKPLFNRPLMAMYPPGSIFKIVQALIGLEEGVITANEQVYCDHSLIGDHAPQGYYDIRKGIMYSSNNYFLKLFRRIINQNPELSQFEQAPIGLKKWEKRMNSFGLGTPLGVDLPSEKSGLVPSPELYNRIYGTGRWKVSNLSSLSIGQGETLLNPIQMANLAVIMANRGHYYRPHMVKSVGNSHYLDPYYKEKIETGISAQHFPVVIQGMQDALRGTAGRALLQDVEICGKTGTVENPHGEDHSTFMAFAPKDDPKIAISVYVENAGWGGRAAASISSLLIESYLKGEVKRKWLEDYVLKGDFLD, encoded by the coding sequence ATGAATGATGATAGAAAATATGTCATAAGGGTTGTTATCATCTTGGTAGCAGTGATATTCTCTGTCAAACTGTTTTTCATCCAAATCATAGACGACAATTACAAAGCAGCTGCCGAAAACAACATCATCCACAAAATTGTAGAGTACCCATACCGCGGATTGATCTTTGACCGCAATCACAAGCTGGTCGTGCACAACGAACCGATTTTTGACCTTATGGTTGTTCCCAAAGAAGTTTATATCCCAGACACGGTTGCTTTTTGTAAGCTTTTTGGCATCACTCAGGAAGAGTTTGATGAAAGCATGTCGAAGGCCAAGAAGTTTTCCTACATTCAACCTTCTCAATTTATCAAGCAAATATCTAATGAATGGTTTGCTTCGATTGCGGATCAAATGACGGAATTCAGAGGGTTTTACCCCAAGGCCAGAACTATCCGCGGTTATAATTTTGAAAACCTCGGCAATGTCCTCGGCTATATCGGAGAGATCAACCAGCGTCAGCTCAAAGCAGACACGACCAAATATTACAAGTCGGGGGATTATATGGGAATCACGGGGCTAGAGTCTTCCTATGAAGAGGTGTTGCGTGGCAAACGTGGCGTGATGTACAAAATGGTGAATGTACGTGGTGTGGATCAAGGGTCTTTTAAAAATGGGCAGCTTGACACCTTGTCTGTCCCTGGAGAAAACTTGACCTTGTCCATTGATTTGGAGCTACAGCAGTATGCAGAGCGATTGATGAAGGGCAAGATTGGCAGTGTGGTGGCGATAGAGCCCTCTACAGGTGAGATACTGGCCTTCGTATCGGCTCCCTCCTACGAGCCTACATTGCTCAGTGGACGAAACTTTAGTCAGAACTACAAAAAATTGACACAAGACAGTCTCAAGCCATTGTTTAACCGACCATTGATGGCCATGTATCCTCCAGGCTCAATATTCAAAATCGTGCAGGCACTGATAGGGCTGGAAGAAGGAGTCATTACTGCCAACGAACAAGTGTACTGCGACCATAGCTTGATTGGTGACCATGCCCCTCAAGGCTACTACGATATCAGAAAGGGAATCATGTATTCATCCAACAATTATTTCCTCAAACTATTCAGAAGAATCATCAACCAAAACCCTGAACTGAGCCAGTTTGAACAAGCACCGATAGGGTTGAAGAAATGGGAGAAGCGAATGAATAGTTTTGGCTTGGGGACTCCACTAGGAGTGGATTTACCCAGCGAAAAATCAGGCTTGGTTCCCAGCCCTGAGTTGTACAATCGTATCTATGGAACAGGCCGTTGGAAAGTATCCAATTTGAGTTCGTTGAGCATAGGACAGGGAGAAACACTACTGAACCCTATACAGATGGCAAATCTGGCAGTGATCATGGCCAACAGAGGACATTATTACAGGCCGCATATGGTCAAGTCTGTCGGCAACAGCCATTATTTGGATCCATACTACAAAGAAAAAATAGAAACAGGCATCAGTGCACAGCATTTCCCAGTTGTGATTCAAGGAATGCAAGATGCATTGAGAGGAACTGCTGGTAGAGCATTACTCCAAGATGTCGAAATATGTGGTAAGACAGGTACAGTAGAGAATCCACATGGTGAGGATCACTCCACTTTCATGGCATTTGCTCCCAAGGATGATCCCAAAATTGCCATTTCGGTTTATGTGGAGAATGCTGGATGGGGAGGCAGGGCTGCTGCCTCGATTTCGAGCCTGTTGATCGAGTCGTACCTCAAGGGTGAGGTAAAACGAAAATGGTTGGAAGATTATGTACTTAAAGGAGATTTTCTAGATTGA
- a CDS encoding 1-(5-phosphoribosyl)-5-[(5-phosphoribosylamino)methylideneamino]imidazole-4-carboxamide isomerase: protein MQLVPSIAIKDGKVVRMTQDDFSSAKVYDQNPIDLAQQFKDHGVQRIHMVDLDGAKKGKVINYHILEAVVGHTELAVNFTGGVHTDGDITKIFESGAESVTCATMAVYAKDTFASWIMSYGREKIALAADCLDGMIRVGGWQKNTELSLSEHVSFFYERGLKYLKTTDISKEGVLKGPSFEIYEQILKDYPGIFLFASGGIRDLKDLERLEKMGTHGAVFGRAFFEGHITLKDIEAFIAKS from the coding sequence ATGCAACTTGTCCCCTCTATTGCTATCAAAGATGGAAAAGTAGTCAGGATGACTCAGGATGATTTTTCATCTGCAAAAGTATATGACCAAAACCCAATTGACCTGGCTCAGCAGTTCAAAGACCATGGTGTACAAAGAATCCATATGGTAGACCTGGATGGCGCAAAGAAGGGCAAGGTCATTAATTACCACATCCTAGAGGCGGTGGTAGGTCACACAGAGTTGGCGGTGAATTTTACAGGAGGTGTGCATACCGATGGAGACATCACCAAGATATTCGAATCAGGTGCTGAGAGTGTGACCTGTGCTACGATGGCAGTATATGCCAAAGACACATTTGCGTCATGGATCATGTCTTATGGACGAGAAAAAATCGCCTTGGCGGCAGACTGCCTGGATGGAATGATCCGTGTAGGTGGTTGGCAAAAAAACACCGAATTGTCCCTCAGCGAACACGTGAGTTTTTTTTATGAGCGTGGATTAAAGTACCTCAAGACTACAGATATTTCCAAAGAAGGAGTACTCAAAGGTCCTTCCTTTGAGATTTATGAGCAAATATTAAAAGACTATCCAGGCATATTTTTGTTTGCCAGTGGAGGTATCCGTGACCTCAAAGACCTAGAACGCCTCGAAAAAATGGGCACACATGGAGCTGTATTCGGTAGAGCTTTCTTCGAGGGACATATCACCCTCAAGGACATCGAAGCTTTTATTGCCAAAAGCTAA
- a CDS encoding ArsR/SmtB family transcription factor, whose protein sequence is MKLKHFNLQYGSQIFKSFSDEARIRILFLLFNHEELCISDIEHILDFTQTKTSRHISYLKNAGLLSYRKEDQWVFYFIKDEVMGMVGQIFKFLNKDAQLQKDNEVYEVLKSNRELAFYKKMKRM, encoded by the coding sequence ATGAAACTCAAACATTTTAATCTTCAATACGGTTCGCAGATTTTCAAATCTTTTTCGGATGAAGCAAGAATTAGAATTTTGTTTTTGCTTTTCAATCACGAGGAGTTGTGTATTTCTGACATAGAGCATATTTTGGATTTCACTCAGACCAAGACTTCAAGACATATATCCTATCTCAAAAATGCGGGATTGTTGAGCTATCGAAAGGAAGATCAATGGGTGTTTTATTTCATCAAAGACGAGGTGATGGGGATGGTCGGTCAGATATTCAAATTCCTGAACAAGGATGCTCAACTGCAGAAGGACAATGAGGTCTACGAAGTACTGAAATCGAACAGAGAGTTGGCGTTTTATAAGAAAATGAAGAGAATGTGA
- the mreC gene encoding rod shape-determining protein MreC — translation MNRLLQFLFKYRTLLVFVFLEGICFWVIVKSNSYHSAEFFTSSNQMAASVLESSSNVRGYFSLTEQNKILAEENARLRQLLLQMPDSVWADSLLADSTQSPIGITANVVDNSIFYRNNYLTINKGSEDGVHEKMGVIGPDGIVGQVKHISSHYSTVVSLLHSRSMISAMHANSKGLCTITWKGEDPQYAEIEYFPRHILLNVGDTIVTSGYNSVFPEGQMIGIVSKIHLDEAATFYDAQLKLATDFYTLKDVYLMSLPDKNEIDSLTYSTMEEDGQI, via the coding sequence ATGAATCGTCTTCTCCAGTTTCTATTCAAGTATAGGACACTTTTGGTGTTTGTTTTCTTGGAGGGGATTTGCTTTTGGGTCATTGTCAAAAGTAACAGTTATCACAGTGCAGAATTTTTTACTTCATCCAACCAGATGGCAGCATCTGTATTGGAGAGTTCTAGTAATGTTCGTGGTTATTTTTCACTGACGGAGCAAAATAAAATCCTTGCAGAGGAAAATGCTCGCTTGAGACAATTGCTGTTGCAGATGCCTGACTCGGTGTGGGCAGACAGTCTACTGGCAGATTCTACCCAATCCCCTATAGGGATAACTGCCAACGTAGTTGACAATTCCATCTTTTACCGCAACAATTATCTCACAATCAACAAAGGAAGCGAAGATGGTGTCCATGAAAAAATGGGGGTCATAGGACCTGATGGTATAGTAGGACAAGTCAAACACATTTCTTCTCATTATTCAACTGTGGTGTCATTGTTGCACAGCAGGTCGATGATTTCGGCAATGCATGCAAACAGCAAAGGACTGTGTACAATTACCTGGAAGGGAGAAGACCCTCAGTATGCGGAGATTGAGTATTTTCCTCGTCATATTCTGCTCAATGTCGGGGACACGATTGTTACCTCAGGTTACAACTCTGTCTTCCCAGAAGGGCAAATGATTGGAATTGTGAGCAAAATACATTTGGATGAGGCGGCTACCTTTTATGATGCACAGCTCAAATTGGCAACTGATTTTTATACCCTTAAGGATGTCTACTTGATGAGTCTCCCAGACAAAAATGAAATCGATTCTTTAACCTATTCAACCATGGAAGAAGATGGGCAGATTTAA
- a CDS encoding Rod shape-determining protein MreD, with translation MGRFKFFEGIISVILLVLGQAVLFKNLVLFDVAFCFAYVMIFLLLSIETAAIVQLIYAFVMGMIIDIFYNTPGMHAAASLVFVFVKLYWAQAMTPSGGYDIGANINLKTQGLRWFVMYSYPLILVHSLVVFFVEAAGFSLFWRTITTAFYSSLFTLATILIIQYLFYKKVK, from the coding sequence ATGGGCAGATTTAAATTTTTCGAAGGCATCATCAGCGTGATCCTCTTGGTCTTAGGTCAAGCCGTTTTGTTCAAAAACCTAGTGCTTTTTGATGTGGCATTTTGTTTTGCATATGTGATGATTTTCTTGCTGTTGTCCATTGAGACTGCTGCGATAGTGCAATTGATCTACGCATTCGTGATGGGTATGATCATCGATATATTCTATAATACACCCGGGATGCATGCAGCCGCCAGTTTGGTCTTTGTGTTTGTCAAATTGTATTGGGCACAGGCCATGACTCCAAGTGGTGGCTATGACATAGGTGCCAACATCAACCTCAAGACACAGGGTTTGCGTTGGTTTGTGATGTACTCCTATCCATTGATATTGGTGCATAGTCTGGTGGTGTTCTTTGTAGAAGCGGCTGGTTTTTCTTTGTTTTGGAGGACAATCACCACAGCATTTTACAGCTCTTTGTTTACTTTGGCAACCATCCTGATCATTCAGTATTTGTTCTACAAAAAAGTAAAATAG
- a CDS encoding carboxypeptidase-like regulatory domain-containing protein, with product MRLIQATILSFVILISLSENSYGQQDKKVIQFSGIVVDMETEMGIPGVHIYAPKGGRGTTTNPYGYFSMAILEGDSLVVSSISYEKENIKVPTLPFNRDNFTVVITLQRDTTYLEELEVYPFPSEQMFKEAVLALQLPNQYDLDNMQQNVDRRMLNKMSQGLTMGADGNYEYYMNQQSAAYNRQFQPNSISLLNPFAWNQFIKSLKKKDSER from the coding sequence TTGAGGCTCATTCAAGCAACCATATTGTCCTTTGTCATTCTGATTTCTTTGTCAGAAAATTCCTATGGACAGCAGGACAAAAAAGTCATTCAATTTTCAGGAATCGTCGTGGATATGGAAACAGAGATGGGCATCCCTGGAGTACACATATATGCCCCCAAAGGGGGGCGAGGGACAACCACCAACCCTTACGGATATTTTTCGATGGCCATATTAGAAGGCGATAGTCTGGTAGTGAGCTCCATTAGTTATGAAAAAGAAAACATCAAAGTACCCACGCTTCCCTTTAACAGAGACAACTTTACCGTGGTGATCACCCTACAAAGAGACACGACCTATCTCGAAGAACTCGAAGTATATCCCTTTCCTAGTGAACAAATGTTCAAAGAAGCTGTCCTAGCACTGCAACTGCCCAATCAATACGATCTCGACAACATGCAGCAAAATGTGGACAGACGCATGCTCAATAAGATGTCACAGGGACTCACCATGGGAGCTGATGGCAACTACGAATACTACATGAATCAGCAATCTGCTGCCTACAACCGACAGTTCCAACCCAATTCTATCTCTCTGCTCAATCCCTTTGCTTGGAATCAGTTTATCAAGTCTCTAAAGAAAAAGGATTCGGAGCGCTAG
- the rodA gene encoding rod shape-determining protein RodA has translation MVLIYFAMVILGWVNIYAAVYDEELANNILSLDYNPGKQLIWIGTSIMIIIALISLDYKFFDSFAYIIYGVVLFLLLAVLLFGREVAGSTSWFELGGFRFQPSEFSKFATALALAKYLGDINVKMDNLKTQLIAVGIFVLPMILIVLQGDTGSAMVFAAFSIVLFREGISPIYFIVGIGLIILFVVSLLVSKTIIFIVAGVACLVVIGASVKHPKRIAITAIVAFAVFATVTSVDFLMKNVLKPHQRSRVISLINPDADPLGAGWNVTQSKIAIGSGGFFGKGFLEGTQTKFDFVPEQSTDFIFCTLGEEQGWLGSMVMITLFVVLLIRISVIAERQKSRFARIYGYGVLSVIFFHFAVNIAMTIGLFPVIGIPLPFFSYGGSSLWSFTTLLFILLALDANRMNVLVR, from the coding sequence GTGGTCCTGATTTATTTTGCCATGGTCATCTTGGGATGGGTCAATATCTATGCTGCGGTATATGACGAAGAGCTGGCAAACAATATTTTGTCATTGGACTACAATCCTGGCAAACAATTGATCTGGATCGGGACATCGATCATGATCATCATCGCCCTGATTAGTTTGGATTATAAGTTTTTTGATTCGTTTGCCTACATCATCTATGGCGTGGTGCTTTTCTTGTTGCTAGCGGTACTCCTCTTTGGTAGGGAGGTAGCGGGTTCTACTTCTTGGTTCGAACTGGGAGGTTTTAGATTCCAACCTTCTGAATTTAGCAAGTTTGCAACTGCACTGGCATTGGCCAAATACCTCGGAGATATCAATGTCAAGATGGACAACCTCAAAACACAGTTGATCGCAGTAGGGATCTTTGTCTTGCCTATGATTTTGATTGTGTTGCAAGGAGATACAGGCTCAGCCATGGTATTTGCGGCATTTTCTATCGTGTTGTTTAGAGAGGGTATATCTCCCATCTATTTCATAGTGGGTATAGGTCTGATCATCCTGTTTGTGGTGTCATTGCTGGTCAGCAAAACCATCATTTTCATCGTGGCAGGAGTGGCCTGCTTGGTCGTGATTGGGGCATCTGTCAAGCACCCTAAAAGAATCGCCATCACAGCCATAGTGGCTTTTGCTGTATTTGCTACTGTGACCAGTGTGGATTTTTTGATGAAAAATGTACTGAAACCACACCAGCGTAGTAGGGTGATTTCGCTCATCAATCCAGATGCCGATCCCCTGGGAGCAGGATGGAACGTGACCCAATCAAAGATCGCCATAGGTTCTGGAGGTTTTTTTGGCAAGGGTTTTTTGGAAGGAACACAAACCAAGTTCGATTTCGTACCTGAGCAGAGTACAGATTTTATCTTTTGCACTTTGGGAGAGGAACAAGGCTGGTTGGGTAGCATGGTGATGATTACCTTGTTTGTTGTATTGCTGATCCGAATCTCGGTGATTGCCGAACGGCAAAAGTCCCGATTTGCTAGAATCTACGGATATGGTGTGCTGTCAGTGATCTTCTTTCACTTTGCAGTCAATATTGCCATGACCATTGGTCTTTTTCCAGTGATAGGTATTCCCCTGCCATTTTTTAGCTATGGAGGATCTTCTCTATGGTCGTTTACCACTTTGCTATTTATACTCTTGGCACTAGATGCCAACAGAATGAATGTACTGGTGAGATGA
- a CDS encoding response regulator transcription factor, with protein sequence MTKILVVEDDPNLGQILNEYLSLKGYETTLCTDGQHGFDVFNNQHFDFCILDVMMPKKDGFTLAQDIRAIDREIPIIFLTAKSMKEDTIAGLKIGADDYLTKPFSMEELILRIQAILKRTGTRSEDSNRVNKFELGALTFHYDKSLLARPSGDVKLTSRENELLKMLCDNMNQTMERNVALMAIWKDDSYFNARSMDVYIAKLRKYLKEEEQIHILTVHGQGFKLVKVE encoded by the coding sequence ATGACTAAGATCTTGGTAGTAGAGGATGATCCTAATTTAGGTCAAATACTCAATGAATATTTGAGCCTCAAAGGCTATGAAACGACGCTGTGTACGGATGGTCAGCATGGGTTTGATGTGTTCAACAACCAACACTTTGACTTTTGTATCCTAGATGTGATGATGCCCAAAAAAGACGGCTTTACCCTGGCACAGGACATTAGGGCGATTGACAGGGAGATTCCGATTATTTTTCTCACGGCCAAATCTATGAAGGAAGATACGATTGCGGGCCTCAAGATCGGTGCGGATGATTACCTAACCAAACCATTCAGCATGGAGGAGCTCATATTGAGAATCCAGGCAATATTGAAACGGACTGGTACTCGTTCGGAAGATTCGAATCGAGTCAATAAATTTGAGCTAGGCGCACTGACTTTTCACTATGACAAGAGCCTACTAGCCAGACCATCTGGAGATGTCAAACTGACTTCTAGGGAAAACGAACTGCTCAAGATGCTCTGTGACAACATGAACCAAACCATGGAAAGAAATGTCGCTCTGATGGCTATATGGAAGGACGATAGTTATTTCAACGCCCGCAGCATGGATGTCTACATCGCCAAACTGAGAAAATACCTCAAAGAGGAGGAACAAATTCACATCTTGACAGTTCATGGTCAAGGATTTAAGCTTGTCAAAGTCGAATAA